In Isoptericola jiangsuensis, the following proteins share a genomic window:
- a CDS encoding ThuA domain-containing protein, which produces MSTRSTGRRLAAATATSVAVLGVTALGAALPATATAVDADDDYEILVVGETLGFRHSHIDEVTHALIGLGQDNGFTVDVWDPPNTSAGWWGPGSPGQPDLTLPSTPFTSAEALGQYDSIVFVSPVDNTNSLNPATPRLLDDAEVAALQGYVHAGGGVVGLHAATDSMHTNAWYTQLVGGGARFSGHPQQQYATMRVESPAHPSMEGVPLEWERWDEWYNYTLNPRDNVHVLMTLDESTYTGGTMGEDHPIAWCQNFEGGRSWYQGAGHVEASWTDPVFLTSVLRGVEWTAGKVEGGGNCVTWSEVDALVDELADGNARDRAAAKILDKKLDQAQQLADADKPLKAVVVLRTTAVLADALVRGDAGDVLQDKVEDIADWQKGLAEAGL; this is translated from the coding sequence ATGAGCACTCGATCCACCGGCCGTCGCCTCGCCGCGGCCACCGCCACCTCCGTCGCCGTCCTCGGCGTCACTGCCCTGGGCGCCGCACTGCCCGCCACCGCCACCGCCGTCGACGCGGACGACGACTACGAGATCCTCGTCGTCGGCGAGACCCTCGGGTTCCGCCACTCCCACATCGACGAGGTCACCCACGCCCTCATCGGCCTCGGCCAGGACAACGGGTTCACCGTGGACGTCTGGGACCCGCCGAACACCTCCGCCGGCTGGTGGGGCCCCGGCTCGCCGGGCCAGCCCGACCTCACCCTCCCCTCCACGCCGTTCACCAGCGCCGAGGCGCTCGGGCAGTACGACTCCATCGTGTTCGTCTCCCCCGTGGACAACACCAACAGCCTCAACCCCGCCACCCCGCGCCTCCTCGACGACGCCGAGGTCGCCGCGCTGCAGGGCTACGTGCACGCCGGCGGAGGCGTCGTCGGCCTGCACGCCGCCACCGACTCCATGCACACCAACGCCTGGTACACGCAGCTCGTCGGCGGCGGCGCCCGGTTCTCCGGGCACCCCCAGCAGCAGTACGCCACCATGCGCGTCGAGAGCCCCGCCCACCCGTCCATGGAGGGCGTCCCCCTCGAGTGGGAGCGCTGGGACGAGTGGTACAACTACACGCTCAACCCGCGTGACAACGTCCACGTCCTCATGACGCTCGACGAGTCCACGTACACCGGCGGCACCATGGGCGAGGACCACCCGATCGCCTGGTGCCAGAACTTCGAGGGCGGCCGCTCCTGGTATCAGGGCGCCGGCCACGTCGAGGCGTCGTGGACCGACCCGGTCTTCCTCACCTCCGTCCTGCGGGGCGTGGAGTGGACCGCCGGGAAGGTCGAGGGCGGCGGCAACTGCGTCACCTGGTCCGAGGTCGACGCCCTCGTCGACGAGCTCGCCGACGGCAACGCCCGCGACCGCGCCGCCGCGAAGATCCTCGACAAGAAGCTCGACCAGGCCCAGCAGCTCGCCGACGCCGACAAGCCCCTCAAGGCCGTCGTCGTGCTCCGCACCACCGCGGTGCTCGCCGACGCCCTCGTGCGCGGCGACGCCGGCGACGTCCTGCAGGACAAGGTCGAGGACATCGCCGACTGGCAGAAGGGTCTCGCCGAGGCCGGTCTCTGA
- a CDS encoding RDD family protein, translating to MTSTDGRGTVDTRPVWFATGASLGLATLPVWGESPDDVRPEHAVWWTGGTLLVLAVLQACTGMTPGKRAVGIAVVDARSHRPIGLAGTLLRWFAHFLDAILMLGYLRAAWHHEGRTWADSLLGTVVVRSTRPHPHPLVAWVRRVAPRLRWPSWITSTAALAGCALAAAACLVTGGGVDRTEPVPTSCRGDGPLAATTIVETTQTQPWESRLGVRRDGEPTTQVVAGWTTGLGLDDEAGPEAGPEVGPVVVSLELRSSDGYTLSSVADDRTGELTGDVPAGGDTYLMSTLPAQVGGTAAVEVPGDPAGWTARTVLADATDGRALAECTVPLPDPGPVLDPW from the coding sequence ATGACCTCCACGGACGGGCGCGGCACGGTGGACACCCGCCCCGTCTGGTTCGCCACCGGCGCGTCCCTGGGCCTGGCGACGCTGCCCGTGTGGGGCGAGAGCCCGGACGACGTGCGGCCCGAGCACGCGGTGTGGTGGACGGGCGGCACGCTGCTCGTCCTCGCCGTCCTCCAGGCGTGCACCGGCATGACGCCGGGCAAGCGGGCCGTCGGGATCGCCGTCGTCGACGCCCGGTCCCACCGGCCGATCGGCCTCGCGGGCACCCTGCTGCGCTGGTTCGCGCACTTCCTCGACGCGATCCTCATGCTCGGCTACCTGCGCGCCGCCTGGCACCACGAGGGCCGCACGTGGGCCGACTCCCTGCTCGGCACCGTGGTCGTCCGCTCCACCCGCCCGCACCCGCACCCCCTGGTCGCGTGGGTCCGACGCGTCGCCCCCCGCCTGCGGTGGCCGTCGTGGATCACCAGCACGGCGGCCCTGGCCGGGTGCGCCCTCGCCGCGGCGGCGTGCCTCGTGACCGGCGGCGGGGTCGACCGGACCGAACCCGTGCCCACCTCCTGCCGCGGCGACGGGCCCCTCGCCGCCACCACGATCGTCGAGACGACCCAGACGCAGCCCTGGGAGTCGCGGCTGGGCGTGCGCCGGGACGGGGAGCCGACGACCCAGGTCGTGGCCGGCTGGACGACCGGCCTCGGCCTCGACGACGAGGCCGGTCCCGAGGCCGGTCCCGAGGTCGGTCCCGTCGTCGTCTCGCTCGAGCTGCGCTCGTCCGACGGGTACACGCTGAGCTCCGTGGCGGACGACCGCACCGGCGAGCTCACCGGTGACGTCCCCGCCGGCGGCGACACCTACCTCATGTCCACGCTGCCCGCGCAGGTCGGCGGCACGGCCGCCGTCGAGGTGCCGGGCGACCCCGCCGGATGGACCGCCCGCACCGTCCTCGCCGACGCCACCGACGGCCGCGCGCTCGCCGAGTGCACCGTCCCGCTGCCCGACCCCGGCCCGGTGCTCGACCCGTGGTGA
- a CDS encoding phosphatase PAP2 family protein, producing the protein MPSRATRTRTQALTRAVAWGLAGFVPFLVLAWLVRTNGALHDADQAVVDAAVAVTVAHPALHTFWSAWSAITQPGLVIAAGALLALWTWRRHGLASRSLWAVVTLAVSWGLVQLAKLLVARVRPLVDDALLDAPGYSFPSGHATSAATAAVTLTLLVWPLLGRRGRVVVPVVATLFALLTCADRIFLGVHFPTDVVAGLLLGTVVSVSSYLGYRGWNPSTGTAAPEA; encoded by the coding sequence ATGCCGAGCCGAGCGACCCGTACCCGCACCCAGGCCCTGACCCGGGCCGTCGCCTGGGGCCTGGCCGGGTTCGTGCCGTTCCTCGTCCTCGCGTGGCTGGTCCGCACCAACGGCGCCCTGCACGACGCCGACCAGGCCGTGGTGGACGCCGCCGTCGCCGTCACCGTCGCGCACCCTGCGCTGCACACCTTCTGGTCGGCCTGGTCCGCGATCACGCAGCCCGGGCTCGTCATCGCCGCCGGCGCCCTGCTGGCGCTGTGGACCTGGCGCCGGCACGGTCTCGCGTCCCGGTCCCTGTGGGCCGTCGTCACCCTCGCGGTGTCCTGGGGGCTCGTGCAGCTCGCCAAGCTGCTCGTGGCGCGCGTGCGCCCGCTCGTCGACGACGCCCTGCTCGACGCGCCCGGCTACAGCTTCCCGTCCGGGCACGCGACGTCCGCCGCGACCGCCGCCGTCACCCTCACCCTCCTGGTCTGGCCGCTGCTCGGCCGCCGCGGACGGGTCGTGGTGCCGGTCGTCGCGACCCTGTTCGCCCTGCTCACCTGCGCCGACCGCATCTTCCTCGGCGTGCACTTCCCGACCGACGTCGTCGCCGGCCTGCTCCTCGGCACCGTCGTGTCGGTCTCGTCCTATCTCGGCTACCGCGGGTGGAACCCCTCCACCGGCACCGCAGCACCGGAGGCCTGA
- a CDS encoding phosphatase PAP2 family protein: MHTFVHRYELDESRPSGRQFGRDLALRALLPAAALWCLIVGLGFLIVEPLGDLPAGDGIEGWFAERRTPVMNTVTEWVGHLGMTEFVIGATALTVILVWWRTRQWWFAVVPALAVSLQALIFLTSSLVVGRERPDVEKLDDAPPTSSFPSGHTGASAALWFTLAMLAQRIENRALRVTLTTVCLVIPFAVGTSRLYRGMHGPADVTAGLLNGAVCVVLAWGYLRRDARHGAAAARTD; the protein is encoded by the coding sequence ATGCACACGTTCGTCCACCGTTACGAGCTCGACGAGAGCCGACCCAGCGGCAGGCAGTTCGGCCGCGACCTGGCGCTGCGCGCGCTGCTCCCGGCCGCCGCCCTGTGGTGCCTGATCGTCGGGCTCGGGTTCCTCATCGTCGAACCCCTGGGCGACCTGCCCGCCGGCGACGGCATCGAGGGCTGGTTCGCCGAGCGTCGCACCCCCGTCATGAACACCGTCACCGAATGGGTCGGCCACCTGGGGATGACGGAGTTCGTCATCGGCGCGACCGCGCTCACCGTCATCCTGGTGTGGTGGCGCACCCGCCAGTGGTGGTTCGCCGTCGTGCCGGCGCTCGCGGTGTCCCTGCAGGCGCTGATCTTCCTCACGTCGTCCCTGGTCGTGGGGCGCGAGCGCCCGGACGTCGAGAAGCTGGACGACGCCCCGCCGACGTCGAGCTTCCCCAGCGGGCACACGGGGGCGTCGGCCGCCCTGTGGTTCACGCTCGCGATGCTGGCGCAGCGGATCGAGAACCGTGCGCTGCGCGTGACGCTGACGACGGTGTGCCTGGTGATCCCGTTCGCGGTCGGCACGTCGCGTCTGTACCGGGGGATGCACGGCCCGGCGGACGTGACGGCGGGCCTGCTCAACGGTGCGGTCTGCGTGGTGCTCGCGTGGGGCTACCTGCGCCGGGACGCCCGGCATGGCGCCGCGGCGGCCCGCACCGACTGA
- a CDS encoding catalase, with protein MTDIPQPDDGTSVKANPSPESQQGSTTDTGAPAESDRNSLTLGADGPILLHDVHFLNQMAHFNRERVPERNVHAKGSGAFGVFETTEDVSAYTKAGLFQPGTRTEMLARFSTVAGEQGSPDTWRDPRGFALKFYTDEGNYDLVGNNTPVFFIRDTMKFPHFIRSQKRRGGNGLRDNTMQWDFWTLNPESAHQVTYLMGDRGIPRTYRHMNGYGSHTYLWVNAAGEKFWVKYHFHSDQGVEGLTDADATRIAGEDADFHRRDLSEAIDRGEFPSWTLSVQVMPYEDAKVYHTNPFDLTKIWSHRDYPLIKVGTMTLNRNPENFFAQVEQAAFEPSALVPGIGFSPDKMLLGRAFAYADTHRHRIGANYLQLPVNRPRVETNTYTQDGPMAYDHRGDDPVYAPNSFGRGYADSTGVVDTCWETDGEMVRQAYTLRERDDDFSQAGTLVRDVWDDGQRAAFVKTVAGHLLGGVTGDVLERAFAYWKAVDADTGKQIEDLVRGEADLGAPGAQPGEAKADASEPIVESDTHAG; from the coding sequence ATGACCGACATCCCCCAGCCCGACGACGGCACGTCGGTGAAGGCGAACCCGTCGCCCGAGTCGCAGCAGGGTTCCACGACGGACACCGGTGCACCCGCGGAGAGCGACCGCAACAGCCTCACGCTCGGCGCGGACGGCCCGATCCTGCTGCACGACGTCCACTTCCTCAACCAGATGGCGCACTTCAACCGGGAGCGCGTCCCCGAGCGCAACGTGCACGCGAAGGGCTCGGGCGCGTTCGGCGTCTTCGAGACCACCGAGGACGTGTCCGCGTACACGAAGGCCGGCCTGTTCCAGCCGGGCACCCGCACCGAGATGCTGGCCCGCTTCTCCACGGTCGCCGGCGAGCAGGGCTCGCCCGACACGTGGCGCGACCCCCGCGGCTTCGCGCTGAAGTTCTACACCGACGAGGGCAACTACGACCTCGTCGGCAACAACACCCCCGTGTTCTTCATCCGGGACACGATGAAGTTCCCGCACTTCATCCGCAGCCAGAAGCGGCGCGGCGGCAACGGCCTGCGCGACAACACCATGCAGTGGGACTTCTGGACGCTCAACCCGGAGTCCGCGCACCAGGTCACCTACCTCATGGGCGACCGCGGCATCCCGCGGACCTACCGGCACATGAACGGGTACGGCTCGCACACCTACCTGTGGGTCAACGCCGCCGGGGAGAAGTTCTGGGTCAAGTACCACTTCCACTCCGACCAGGGGGTGGAGGGGCTCACCGACGCCGACGCCACCCGCATCGCGGGCGAGGACGCCGACTTCCACCGTCGTGACCTGTCCGAGGCGATCGACCGCGGCGAGTTCCCGTCGTGGACCCTGTCGGTGCAGGTCATGCCCTACGAGGACGCGAAGGTCTACCACACCAACCCGTTCGACCTGACGAAGATCTGGTCGCACCGCGACTACCCCCTGATCAAGGTCGGCACGATGACCCTGAACAGGAACCCGGAGAACTTCTTCGCGCAGGTCGAGCAGGCGGCGTTCGAGCCGTCCGCGCTGGTGCCCGGCATCGGGTTCAGCCCCGACAAGATGCTGCTCGGGCGCGCGTTCGCCTACGCGGACACGCACCGGCACCGCATCGGGGCGAACTACCTCCAGCTCCCCGTCAACCGCCCCCGCGTCGAGACGAACACGTACACCCAGGACGGGCCGATGGCGTACGACCACCGCGGCGACGACCCGGTGTACGCGCCCAACTCGTTCGGGCGGGGCTACGCCGACTCCACCGGCGTCGTCGACACCTGCTGGGAGACCGACGGCGAGATGGTGCGCCAGGCGTACACGCTGCGGGAGCGGGACGACGACTTCTCCCAGGCCGGGACCCTCGTGCGCGACGTGTGGGACGACGGGCAGCGCGCCGCGTTCGTCAAGACCGTCGCCGGGCACCTGCTCGGCGGGGTGACGGGCGACGTCCTCGAGCGGGCGTTCGCCTACTGGAAGGCCGTCGACGCCGACACCGGCAAGCAGATCGAGGACCTGGTCCGCGGCGAGGCGGACCTCGGTGCACCGGGCGCCCAGCCGGGCGAGGCGAAGGCGGACGCGTCCGAGCCGATCGTCGAGTCGGACACGCACGCCGGCTGA
- a CDS encoding PspC domain-containing protein yields the protein MSDTSQTRKLYRPVQGRVIGGVCAGIADHFGWSRTTVRVLTALSVLIPGPQVLAYVVLWVLMPDQRKAFA from the coding sequence ATGAGCGACACCTCGCAGACCCGCAAGCTGTACCGCCCCGTCCAGGGCCGCGTCATCGGCGGCGTGTGCGCCGGGATCGCGGACCACTTCGGCTGGAGCCGCACCACGGTGCGGGTCCTGACGGCGTTGTCCGTGCTGATCCCCGGCCCGCAGGTCCTCGCCTACGTGGTCCTCTGGGTCCTCATGCCCGACCAGCGCAAGGCCTTCGCCTGA
- a CDS encoding DedA family protein, with protein sequence MSLTRLLPAATHPQEGYDGFIGWVLSLMETLGEVGVGIAVLVENFVPPIPSEAVLPAAGFLAYEGRMSAWWAVVAATLGSVVGAWVWWYLGRLLGRDRTRGLVEAIPLMDGEDFDKAEAFFARWGRVAVLVGRCVPLVRSFVSIPAGIERMPFWSFTLYTTIGSGVWNAVWVGLGFAFGPAIKPVLEQWSGILSNAVVVVLALLVVWFVVVRLRRRRQERRTAPGPRD encoded by the coding sequence ATGAGCCTGACCCGCCTGCTGCCTGCCGCGACGCACCCCCAGGAGGGGTACGACGGGTTCATCGGCTGGGTGCTGAGCCTCATGGAGACCCTGGGCGAGGTGGGGGTCGGCATCGCGGTGCTGGTGGAGAACTTCGTGCCGCCCATCCCGTCGGAGGCCGTGCTCCCCGCGGCCGGGTTCCTCGCCTACGAGGGCCGCATGAGCGCCTGGTGGGCGGTCGTCGCGGCGACGCTCGGTTCCGTCGTCGGGGCGTGGGTGTGGTGGTACCTGGGGCGGCTGCTGGGCCGCGACCGGACGCGCGGGCTCGTCGAGGCCATCCCCCTCATGGACGGCGAGGACTTCGACAAGGCGGAGGCGTTCTTCGCGAGGTGGGGGCGCGTCGCGGTGCTGGTCGGCCGGTGCGTGCCGCTGGTGCGCAGCTTCGTGTCGATCCCGGCGGGCATCGAGCGGATGCCGTTCTGGTCGTTCACGCTGTACACGACCATCGGGTCCGGCGTGTGGAACGCGGTGTGGGTGGGCCTCGGGTTCGCGTTCGGGCCGGCGATCAAGCCCGTCCTGGAGCAGTGGTCGGGCATCCTGTCGAACGCCGTCGTCGTGGTCCTCGCGCTGCTGGTGGTGTGGTTCGTCGTCGTCCGCCTGCGGCGTCGTCGCCAGGAGCGTCGCACCGCGCCCGGACCGCGGGACTGA
- a CDS encoding GyrI-like domain-containing protein produces MADDATDPPVLAHPKVDLKRLHGVLYAPPRGRFVEVDVPPLTYLAVDGEGDPNTATAYARAVEALYGLSYAVKFASKKKLGRDYVVAPLEGLWTADDPGTFVRREKDAWRWTMLILQPDWVGADLVADVTAQVRAAKDLPALDLVERRTITEGRSVQILHVGSYDAEGPVLAELHDRYLPDHGLTFAGPHHEVYLGDPRRTAPDRLRTILRQPVRPA; encoded by the coding sequence ATGGCCGACGACGCCACCGACCCGCCCGTCCTCGCGCACCCGAAGGTCGACCTGAAGAGGCTGCACGGCGTGCTCTACGCCCCGCCGCGGGGGCGGTTCGTCGAGGTCGACGTGCCGCCCCTGACCTACCTCGCCGTCGACGGAGAGGGCGACCCCAACACGGCGACCGCGTACGCCCGGGCCGTGGAGGCCCTGTACGGCTTGTCGTACGCCGTGAAGTTCGCGAGCAAGAAGAAGCTCGGACGTGACTACGTCGTCGCGCCCCTCGAAGGCCTGTGGACGGCCGACGACCCCGGCACGTTCGTGCGGCGCGAGAAGGACGCGTGGCGGTGGACGATGCTGATCCTCCAGCCCGACTGGGTCGGCGCCGACCTCGTCGCCGACGTCACCGCGCAGGTCCGCGCCGCCAAGGACCTGCCCGCCCTCGACCTCGTCGAGCGTCGCACGATCACCGAGGGGCGCAGCGTGCAGATCCTGCACGTGGGGTCGTACGACGCCGAGGGGCCGGTGCTCGCCGAGCTCCACGACCGTTACCTGCCCGACCACGGGCTGACGTTCGCCGGCCCCCACCACGAGGTCTACCTGGGCGACCCGCGCCGCACCGCCCCTGACCGCCTGCGCACGATCCTGCGGCAGCCCGTCCGCCCCGCCTGA
- a CDS encoding DMT family transporter: MAWTVLIVSGVLEAVWAAALSASEGFRKPRPTVLFAVALVASMAGLAWAMTDLPTGTAYAVWVGIGATLTVVWGFVTGQDRPNVARVLLLVLLVGSVVGLKAVS; encoded by the coding sequence ATGGCCTGGACCGTCCTGATCGTCTCGGGTGTGCTGGAGGCCGTGTGGGCCGCCGCGCTCTCCGCCTCCGAGGGCTTCCGCAAGCCCCGACCCACCGTCCTGTTCGCCGTCGCGCTCGTCGCGTCGATGGCGGGGCTCGCGTGGGCGATGACCGACCTGCCCACCGGCACCGCGTACGCCGTGTGGGTCGGGATCGGCGCCACCCTCACCGTGGTGTGGGGGTTCGTCACCGGGCAGGACCGCCCGAACGTGGCCCGCGTCCTGCTGCTCGTCCTGCTCGTCGGCTCGGTCGTGGGCCTCAAGGCGGTGAGCTGA
- a CDS encoding DMT family transporter has product MAWLILLLSAVAEAVWATALGASEGFSVLGPSIVFFVFLGISMAGLGWAVRHIPLGTAYAVWVGVGAALTVSYAMATGEESLSVFKVVFLVGIVGAVVGLKLVPHDTPTTAEGTPYRG; this is encoded by the coding sequence ATGGCTTGGCTGATCCTGCTGCTCAGCGCCGTCGCGGAGGCCGTGTGGGCCACCGCGCTCGGCGCGTCCGAGGGCTTCTCCGTCCTCGGCCCCAGCATCGTGTTCTTCGTCTTCCTCGGCATCTCCATGGCCGGTCTCGGCTGGGCCGTGCGCCACATCCCGCTGGGCACCGCCTACGCCGTGTGGGTGGGCGTCGGCGCCGCCCTCACCGTGTCGTACGCGATGGCCACCGGCGAGGAGTCCCTCTCCGTCTTCAAGGTGGTGTTCCTCGTCGGCATCGTCGGGGCCGTCGTCGGCCTCAAGCTCGTCCCGCACGACACCCCGACCACAGCGGAAGGCACCCCCTACCGCGGCTAG
- a CDS encoding GNAT family N-acetyltransferase, with amino-acid sequence MTLLRKAVKSDAEACGRVQHASWVETYTGLASDDFWERATPARCVTVWEGWLDDGLDATVAEIDGEVIGFAFARPAVDARHPPVRDVELQTLYVLAAHHGTGVGQALLDAVLPDGAPRSSGSPPGTLGPSGSTSATGSSRTAPPTTARRSAASPRSAWSGSDIGESTSVVLDLGARCCTA; translated from the coding sequence ATGACGCTGCTGCGCAAGGCCGTGAAGTCCGACGCCGAGGCCTGCGGCCGGGTGCAGCACGCCTCCTGGGTGGAGACGTACACCGGGCTGGCGAGCGACGACTTCTGGGAGCGCGCGACACCCGCACGCTGCGTCACCGTCTGGGAGGGCTGGCTCGACGACGGGCTGGACGCCACGGTCGCGGAGATCGACGGCGAGGTCATCGGCTTCGCGTTCGCCCGCCCGGCCGTCGACGCCCGGCACCCGCCCGTGCGGGACGTCGAGCTGCAGACCCTGTACGTCCTCGCCGCGCACCACGGCACCGGCGTCGGGCAGGCGCTGCTCGACGCCGTCCTCCCCGACGGAGCACCGCGCAGCTCTGGGTCGCCGCCCGGAACCCTCGGGCCATCAGGTTCTACGAGCGCCACGGGTTCGTCGCGGACGGCGCCACCGACGACGGCGCGACGTTCGGCGGCATCGCCGCGATCCGCCTGGTCCGGTAGCGACATCGGAGAGTCCACGAGCGTCGTGCTCGACCTCGGAGCGAGGTGTTGCACCGCTTGA
- a CDS encoding type II toxin-antitoxin system VapC family toxin, whose product MTAISGPVVVDANVLIALLDPAHVHHEAVQRTLDHITPSVEIDTEAETQRTVIAYIHPLNMAEVLRGFPPESRHSVLEMVESPLVGIVSKPIRDARSEAMLLADHASSGRVRMPDACVLALATVFDVPLLTADKRLAAAARASGGLQVLDLMSPEQP is encoded by the coding sequence GTGACGGCGATCAGCGGGCCGGTCGTCGTCGACGCCAACGTCTTGATAGCGCTTCTGGACCCCGCGCACGTTCACCACGAGGCCGTGCAGCGGACTCTGGACCACATCACGCCCTCGGTCGAGATCGACACCGAGGCCGAGACTCAGCGGACGGTGATCGCGTACATCCATCCGCTCAACATGGCGGAAGTGCTGCGCGGGTTCCCCCCGGAGTCGCGGCACTCGGTGCTGGAGATGGTCGAGAGCCCCCTGGTGGGCATCGTGTCCAAGCCGATCCGTGACGCGCGCTCCGAAGCCATGCTGCTGGCGGACCACGCCAGCAGTGGGCGCGTGCGGATGCCGGACGCGTGTGTCCTGGCACTGGCGACCGTGTTCGACGTGCCGTTGCTGACGGCAGACAAGCGCCTGGCCGCCGCTGCCCGAGCCTCGGGGGGTTTGCAGGTGCTCGACCTGATGAGCCCGGAGCAGCCCTGA
- a CDS encoding DUF4235 domain-containing protein: MTEYEMSGGRVQKSGGKAAKILYQPVGIASSIVAGVVAGQVFKQVYKRVAPKHPDDAPGPLQSEYPLWEVLVAATVQGVIFSVTKALVARGGARAFEKLTGDWPGD, translated from the coding sequence ATGACCGAGTACGAGATGAGCGGCGGTCGCGTCCAGAAGTCCGGGGGCAAGGCCGCGAAGATCCTGTACCAGCCGGTCGGCATCGCGAGCTCGATCGTCGCGGGCGTGGTCGCCGGGCAGGTGTTCAAGCAGGTCTACAAGAGGGTCGCGCCCAAGCACCCCGACGACGCCCCGGGTCCGCTGCAGTCGGAGTACCCGCTGTGGGAGGTGCTCGTCGCGGCGACCGTCCAGGGCGTGATCTTCTCCGTGACGAAGGCGCTCGTGGCGCGGGGCGGTGCGCGGGCGTTCGAGAAGCTGACGGGGGACTGGCCGGGCGACTGA
- a CDS encoding MDR family MFS transporter, whose translation MPPTTAVGLRSERGPILLSLMLATSLVALDATIIATASATIATSLGSFEQVPWLFTSYLLAAALSTPLAGRLSDVLGRKRLILAGIGLFLAGSVLCGAAWSMTAMIVGRVLQGLGSGAVMPVSQTIAADIYTLEERARTQGYLASVWAVSSVVGPALGGVFSEFVGWRWIFWINLPLCVLAGWMIVRRYHEAPRTGEREPIDYVGAVLLSGASVLLLLGLLEGGISWAWASPASVGVLGGAVVLAALFVRHALRTPHPVLDLRLLSGRLVGVASAISLVVGVIVLGLSTYVPIYAQGVLGHGPLLAGFALAAMTVGWPLAASNSGRLFLRVGFRLTALTGSTVVLVGTTLMLLLGPATSLPVVAATTFLVGLGMGLTAVPPLIAAQSAATHATRGAVTGMNGFARSLGSAVGVAVCGVVVSTHTAHVDGTPSATDLMPALHLVFWFVAASAVVLVALAALLPVDRQAARDRRAAAAEAAVGRPAE comes from the coding sequence GTGCCGCCGACCACCGCCGTCGGGCTGCGCTCCGAGCGCGGCCCGATCCTGCTCTCGCTCATGCTCGCGACCTCGCTGGTCGCGCTGGACGCCACCATCATCGCGACGGCGTCCGCGACGATCGCCACGAGCCTGGGCTCGTTCGAGCAGGTGCCCTGGCTGTTCACGTCGTACCTGCTGGCGGCCGCGCTCAGCACCCCGCTCGCCGGGCGGCTGTCCGACGTCCTCGGGCGCAAGCGGCTCATCCTCGCCGGCATCGGCCTGTTCCTCGCCGGGTCGGTCCTGTGCGGCGCCGCCTGGTCGATGACGGCGATGATCGTCGGGCGGGTCCTCCAGGGGCTCGGCTCCGGCGCGGTCATGCCGGTGTCCCAGACCATCGCCGCGGACATCTACACCCTGGAGGAACGAGCCCGCACGCAGGGCTACCTCGCGTCCGTGTGGGCGGTGTCGTCCGTCGTCGGGCCCGCCCTCGGCGGCGTGTTCTCCGAGTTCGTCGGCTGGCGGTGGATCTTCTGGATCAACCTGCCGCTCTGCGTGCTCGCCGGGTGGATGATCGTGCGCCGCTACCACGAGGCGCCCCGCACGGGTGAGCGGGAACCCATCGACTACGTCGGGGCGGTGCTGCTCAGCGGCGCCAGCGTCCTGCTCCTCCTCGGCCTGCTGGAGGGCGGCATCTCCTGGGCGTGGGCGTCCCCCGCGTCCGTCGGGGTGCTGGGCGGCGCGGTCGTGCTGGCCGCGCTGTTCGTCCGGCACGCCCTGCGCACCCCCCACCCCGTGCTCGACCTGCGGCTGCTGAGCGGCCGCCTCGTCGGCGTCGCCAGCGCGATCTCGCTGGTGGTCGGCGTCATCGTCCTCGGCCTGTCCACGTACGTGCCCATCTACGCGCAGGGCGTGCTCGGGCACGGGCCGCTGCTCGCCGGGTTCGCGCTCGCCGCGATGACGGTGGGCTGGCCGCTCGCCGCATCCAACTCCGGGCGGCTGTTCCTGCGCGTCGGGTTCCGGCTCACCGCCCTCACCGGGTCCACGGTGGTGCTCGTCGGGACGACGCTCATGCTGCTGCTCGGGCCGGCCACCTCGCTGCCCGTCGTCGCCGCCACCACGTTCCTCGTGGGGCTCGGCATGGGGCTCACCGCCGTGCCGCCCCTCATCGCCGCCCAGTCCGCCGCCACCCACGCCACACGAGGAGCCGTCACCGGCATGAACGGGTTCGCCCGCTCCCTCGGGTCCGCCGTCGGCGTCGCCGTGTGCGGCGTGGTCGTCAGCACGCACACCGCCCACGTCGACGGCACGCCGAGCGCCACCGACCTCATGCCCGCCCTGCACCTCGTCTTCTGGTTCGTCGCGGCCTCCGCCGTCGTGCTCGTGGCGCTCGCCGCGCTGCTGCCCGTCGACCGGCAGGCAGCCCGCGACCGGCGTGCCGCCGCCGCGGAGGCGGCCGTCGGCCGACCCGCCGAGTGA